The following proteins come from a genomic window of Oricola thermophila:
- a CDS encoding GcvT family protein: MAQFPERAKVVIIGVGGIVGASVAHHLIERGWDDIVGIDKSAIPTDIGSTSHASDFCYATSHDFLSCWTTLYSIDFFEKRGRYAKVGGLEIARVGDDARMDEIKRKVASAKAFGTRARLVGPAEIKERFPLIEESVVQGGMWDPDAGLVTPRSQTVAGELVDEAVASGKLKAFANTPAQDLVIENGRIKGVKTHRGTITADYVVVCAGLWGRLIAEMAGEDLPVMPVDHPLTFFGPYTEFEGTGKDIGWPLLRDQGNSAYMRDTGDPKTPEGGQIEWGYYEETNPRLCHPRDILEKDQARLSPSQRDLEMEQVIEPLERAMELTPILAELGYNESHSFNGLLQVTTDGGPSIGESQKVRGLWYAVAIWVKDAPGMGKLIADWMTDGRTQIDHHAIDYSRFYPHQTGEQFIWDRCTETAMKIYNPAVHPREPFSKGRDVRRSPFWEREKELGGYFMELGGWERAHGYAANEHLLEKYGDRIPVRENEWDNRHFWRVSNAEHLAMSEDCGIVNLSHFAIYDVEGPDHVALMEWLCAAKIGGDNMIGKGIYTHFLDDEGMVRADLTVIRMADRCRVIDGADAGPRDFHYMRRVAEDRGFDVTITDVTEKYVTIGIWGPNARAILKKVVEKPAGLDPENFPFAAIRPIRIAGKDVTAFRISYVGEQGWELHMAYEDGLAVWDALRETGVMAVGIETYANSRRLEKSLRLQNADLLTEYNLYEADLARPKVKEADFRGKAKHLEYRARDHQPAMLCTLVMTDNVDSQGVARYPVGTMPVMDPETGETLKDELGRLSYTTSVAYGPTIGRNIALAYLPWAYCQEGRKLTVEYFGETFPVEVAAVGYKPLYDPDNLKPRS, encoded by the coding sequence ATGGCACAGTTTCCGGAAAGGGCGAAGGTCGTCATCATCGGCGTGGGCGGTATTGTCGGCGCATCGGTGGCCCATCACCTGATCGAGCGCGGTTGGGACGATATAGTGGGCATCGACAAGTCGGCGATCCCGACCGATATCGGCTCGACGTCGCATGCCTCCGATTTCTGCTATGCGACCAGCCATGATTTCCTGTCCTGCTGGACCACGCTGTATTCGATCGACTTCTTCGAGAAGCGGGGGCGCTACGCGAAGGTTGGCGGTCTCGAGATCGCCCGCGTGGGCGACGATGCGAGAATGGACGAGATCAAGCGCAAGGTGGCTTCCGCGAAGGCTTTCGGAACGCGCGCGCGGCTGGTCGGTCCGGCCGAGATCAAGGAAAGGTTCCCGCTGATCGAGGAAAGCGTGGTGCAGGGTGGCATGTGGGACCCGGATGCCGGGCTCGTGACGCCGCGTTCGCAGACGGTTGCGGGCGAGCTGGTCGACGAGGCCGTTGCCAGCGGCAAGCTCAAGGCCTTTGCCAATACCCCGGCGCAGGATCTCGTCATCGAGAATGGCCGCATCAAGGGCGTCAAGACGCATCGCGGGACCATCACGGCCGACTACGTGGTCGTTTGCGCCGGTCTGTGGGGGCGGCTGATCGCGGAAATGGCCGGCGAGGACCTGCCGGTGATGCCGGTCGACCATCCTCTGACTTTCTTCGGGCCGTACACGGAATTCGAGGGCACGGGCAAGGATATCGGCTGGCCGCTTTTGCGCGACCAGGGCAATTCGGCCTATATGCGCGATACCGGCGATCCGAAGACCCCGGAAGGCGGCCAGATCGAGTGGGGGTACTACGAGGAGACCAATCCGCGCCTCTGTCATCCGCGCGATATCCTTGAAAAGGATCAGGCCCGGCTTTCGCCGTCGCAACGCGACCTCGAGATGGAGCAGGTGATCGAGCCGCTGGAGCGGGCGATGGAGCTGACGCCGATCCTGGCGGAGCTCGGCTACAACGAGAGCCATTCCTTCAACGGGCTTCTGCAGGTAACCACCGACGGCGGCCCGTCGATCGGTGAAAGCCAGAAGGTACGGGGCCTGTGGTACGCGGTGGCGATCTGGGTCAAGGACGCTCCGGGCATGGGCAAGCTTATCGCCGACTGGATGACGGACGGTCGCACGCAGATCGATCACCACGCAATCGACTATTCCCGTTTCTATCCGCACCAGACCGGGGAGCAGTTCATCTGGGATCGCTGCACCGAAACGGCGATGAAGATCTACAACCCGGCGGTCCATCCGCGTGAGCCCTTCTCCAAGGGGCGCGATGTGCGCCGCTCGCCATTCTGGGAGCGGGAGAAGGAACTGGGCGGTTACTTCATGGAACTCGGCGGCTGGGAGCGCGCGCACGGCTATGCCGCCAACGAACACCTTCTCGAGAAGTATGGCGATCGGATCCCGGTGCGCGAGAACGAGTGGGACAATCGCCATTTCTGGCGAGTGTCGAATGCCGAGCACCTGGCGATGAGCGAGGATTGCGGCATCGTGAACCTTTCGCATTTCGCGATCTACGACGTCGAGGGGCCGGACCATGTGGCGCTGATGGAGTGGCTGTGCGCCGCCAAGATCGGCGGAGACAACATGATCGGGAAGGGCATCTACACGCACTTCCTCGATGACGAGGGGATGGTACGTGCCGACCTGACGGTGATCCGCATGGCCGACCGTTGCCGGGTCATCGACGGTGCCGATGCCGGTCCGCGCGATTTCCACTACATGCGCCGGGTGGCCGAGGACAGGGGCTTCGACGTCACCATCACGGACGTGACCGAGAAATACGTCACGATCGGCATCTGGGGACCGAATGCGCGTGCGATCCTGAAGAAGGTCGTGGAGAAACCGGCCGGGCTCGACCCCGAGAACTTCCCGTTCGCGGCGATCAGGCCGATCAGGATCGCCGGCAAGGACGTGACCGCCTTCCGCATTTCATATGTGGGCGAGCAAGGCTGGGAACTGCACATGGCCTACGAGGACGGGCTGGCCGTATGGGACGCGTTGCGCGAAACCGGCGTGATGGCAGTCGGCATCGAGACCTATGCCAACAGCCGCCGGCTGGAAAAGAGCCTGCGCCTGCAAAACGCGGACCTGCTCACCGAGTATAATCTCTACGAGGCGGATCTCGCCCGTCCGAAGGTTAAGGAAGCCGACTTCAGGGGCAAGGCGAAGCATCTCGAATATCGGGCCCGGGATCACCAGCCGGCCATGCTTTGCACCCTGGTGATGACGGACAATGTCGATTCGCAGGGCGTTGCACGCTATCCGGTGGGCACCATGCCGGTCATGGATCCCGAAACGGGGGAGACACTCAAGGACGAGCTCGGTCGGCTTTCCTACACCACCTCGGTCGCATACGGGCCGACGATCGGCCGGAACATCGCGCTTGCCTATCTGCCATGGGCCTACTGCCAGGAAGGGCGCAAGCTGACGGTGGAGTATTTCGGCGAGACCTTCCCGGTCGAGGTGGCAGCCGTCGGTTACAAGCCGTTGTACGATCCGGATAACCTGAAGCCGCGAAGCTGA
- a CDS encoding DUF1194 domain-containing protein, whose product MGNAGYFKPVVGFLFLVLAHAVPARAEERVDVALVLAVDVSRSMSYEELRIQREGYASAIASPEVVRAIRQGAYRRIAVTLFEWANDSHSREVVGWTIIESQADANRIAAQLLATRSVGQRRTSISGAISHASRLLQAAPLEADRKVIDISGDGPNNQGMPVTVARDQAVAMGYTINGLPMMTRGGMASQFHIEDLDRYYAKCVIGGPGAFMVPVNDWDQFAEAVRRKLVLEIGDAAPVRRPAPVKAQFVLEDTFDCLIGEKIWQMRGWQFDDPNP is encoded by the coding sequence ATGGGAAATGCCGGATATTTCAAGCCGGTTGTCGGCTTCTTGTTCTTGGTCCTTGCCCACGCAGTGCCGGCAAGAGCCGAGGAGCGCGTCGACGTGGCACTGGTCCTCGCCGTGGACGTTTCGCGCTCGATGTCATACGAGGAACTTCGCATCCAGCGCGAGGGATACGCCTCGGCGATCGCCAGCCCCGAGGTCGTGCGAGCAATCCGCCAGGGGGCATATCGGCGAATTGCCGTGACCCTGTTCGAATGGGCCAATGACAGCCATTCACGCGAGGTTGTGGGCTGGACGATCATAGAAAGCCAGGCCGATGCGAATCGAATTGCAGCGCAATTGCTGGCGACGCGGAGCGTCGGCCAACGGCGCACCTCGATTTCCGGCGCCATCTCTCATGCGTCCAGGCTCTTGCAGGCCGCGCCCCTGGAGGCCGACCGCAAGGTGATCGACATATCCGGCGACGGTCCGAACAACCAGGGCATGCCGGTCACCGTAGCGAGAGATCAGGCGGTAGCGATGGGCTACACAATCAACGGCCTGCCCATGATGACGCGCGGCGGCATGGCATCGCAATTCCACATCGAGGACCTGGATCGCTATTATGCCAAATGTGTCATCGGCGGGCCGGGCGCATTCATGGTCCCGGTCAACGACTGGGACCAGTTTGCCGAAGCGGTACGGCGGAAGCTGGTTTTGGAGATTGGCGATGCCGCACCGGTCAGGCGGCCAGCCCCGGTCAAGGCCCAGTTCGTCCTGGAAGACACCTTTGACTGCCTGATCGGGGAAAAGATATGGCAGATGCGCGGTTGGCAGTTCGACGATCCGAACCCCTAA